One genomic segment of Culturomica massiliensis includes these proteins:
- a CDS encoding M20/M25/M40 family metallo-hydrolase: MFKNILLSVSLFCACTVGLAQEKAAYTPEMQAFHNISSNEIYKFVEELCKPEYQGRQAGSPEYMACAHWAANRFAEWGLKPGGDQGSYFQHFPIHYTEMTGPGKLEVITPAGRKSYQIAKDYFPGTNSLNGKTKASVLYAGYGLTAPELGYDDYKGIDPQNKIVLIESGVPCTDRNHKDYQAWNEKYISTVGRIANALKHGASGVLLIGKTSNPNIKHQGIIFCHISEEIANEILKPSGQERKALKEKINKSLKPASFDTGCEVEMQTETNYNPHSQTCNVIAVMEGTDPVLKNKPLILGAHLDHLGNHGGIFRGAWDNASGSAIVLETAKAFGKSGLSPKRTIVFILFGAEECGILGSAYYVAHPLYPLAQTLCMINLDMVGGGDGFSMGGIKSFPQLEKYFADANEKYIHRYLKTSEYRKMSPTAVARTDGATFNRADVPTFHTGTTGKYKNPMYYHDLRDVPELLDPEIMEDVAKFLFLGIAGVTSDATIQ, encoded by the coding sequence ATGTTCAAAAATATTTTATTGTCCGTTAGTCTATTCTGTGCATGCACCGTAGGACTTGCCCAGGAAAAGGCGGCTTATACGCCTGAAATGCAAGCGTTTCACAACATTTCCAGTAATGAAATCTACAAGTTCGTAGAAGAATTGTGTAAACCCGAATACCAGGGCAGACAGGCCGGTTCTCCCGAATATATGGCATGTGCTCACTGGGCTGCCAACCGATTTGCCGAATGGGGACTAAAACCGGGAGGCGACCAGGGTAGCTACTTTCAACATTTTCCCATCCATTATACGGAAATGACCGGTCCCGGCAAACTGGAAGTAATAACCCCGGCAGGCCGGAAAAGCTATCAAATTGCAAAAGATTATTTCCCGGGAACAAACTCTTTAAACGGGAAAACGAAAGCTTCAGTCCTATACGCAGGCTATGGCTTAACGGCTCCGGAACTGGGATATGACGATTACAAAGGCATCGATCCCCAAAATAAAATTGTTTTGATAGAAAGCGGTGTTCCCTGTACCGACCGGAATCACAAAGATTATCAGGCCTGGAATGAAAAATATATCAGTACGGTAGGCAGGATTGCCAACGCTCTGAAGCACGGTGCCAGCGGCGTACTGTTAATCGGGAAAACCTCCAATCCCAATATCAAGCACCAGGGGATCATATTTTGCCACATATCGGAAGAGATTGCCAACGAGATTTTAAAACCTTCCGGACAGGAACGGAAAGCCTTAAAAGAAAAAATTAATAAGTCCCTGAAACCGGCCAGTTTCGATACCGGATGCGAAGTTGAAATGCAAACCGAAACCAATTACAACCCACACAGCCAAACCTGTAATGTCATTGCCGTAATGGAAGGTACAGACCCGGTATTGAAAAACAAGCCCTTGATTCTCGGAGCTCACCTCGACCACCTTGGCAATCACGGAGGAATATTCCGGGGTGCCTGGGACAATGCTTCCGGCTCCGCTATTGTACTGGAAACAGCAAAAGCTTTCGGTAAATCCGGCCTATCTCCCAAACGTACCATCGTATTTATTCTTTTCGGCGCCGAAGAATGTGGAATTTTAGGGTCTGCCTACTATGTTGCTCATCCCTTGTATCCGTTGGCGCAAACCTTGTGCATGATCAACCTTGATATGGTCGGAGGCGGCGACGGTTTTTCAATGGGAGGCATCAAATCGTTCCCACAATTGGAAAAATATTTTGCCGATGCCAACGAAAAATACATCCATCGTTACCTGAAAACCTCCGAATACCGAAAAATGAGCCCGACAGCCGTCGCCCGTACCGACGGAGCGACATTCAACCGGGCCGACGTTCCTACTTTCCATACCGGGACTACAGGAAAATACAAAAACCCAATGTACTATCATGATTTACGGGATGTTCCGGAATTACTCGATCCCGAAATTATGGAAGATGTAGCCAAATTTCTTTTCCTGGGTATAGCAGGAGTCACAAGCGATGCGACAATCCAATAA